Proteins encoded within one genomic window of Fusobacterium russii ATCC 25533:
- the pyrR gene encoding bifunctional pyr operon transcriptional regulator/uracil phosphoribosyltransferase PyrR yields MKILLDEVGIKRSMTRICYEIIEKNKDIDNIVLLGIKSRGDILAERIKNRIEELENISLPLETIDITYYRDDRDKRDNLDIKEHKFKTDLTDKVVIIVDDVLYTGRTIRAALDAILNTARPAKIQLACLIDRGHRELPIRADFIGKNIPTSKDEQIEVHLQEFDGEECVFII; encoded by the coding sequence ATGAAAATTTTATTAGATGAAGTTGGAATAAAAAGATCAATGACAAGAATATGTTATGAAATAATAGAGAAAAATAAAGATATAGATAATATAGTTCTTTTAGGGATAAAAAGCAGGGGAGATATTTTAGCTGAAAGAATAAAAAACAGGATAGAAGAGCTGGAAAATATTTCTCTTCCTTTAGAAACTATTGATATTACATACTATAGAGATGATAGAGATAAAAGAGATAACTTAGACATAAAAGAACATAAGTTTAAAACAGACTTAACAGATAAAGTAGTTATAATTGTGGATGATGTCTTGTACACAGGAAGAACAATAAGAGCGGCACTGGATGCCATACTTAACACAGCAAGACCAGCAAAAATTCAACTGGCTTGTTTAATTGACAGAGGTCATAGAGAGTTACCGATAAGAGCAGATTTTATAGGAAAGAACATTCCAACATCAAAAGATGAGCAGATTGAAGTTCATCTTCAGGAATTTGATGGAGAGGAGTGTGTATTTATAATTTAG
- a CDS encoding carboxypeptidase M32, protein MRKRFREIIKERNMITANLALVSWDLETRAAKKSQKLLSDLSADLSMKEYNICTSKEFIKLVNDLNKIKDELSDIEKREVELSLEEIEKMKKIPAQEYEEYSRLIAINQGIWEEAKQKKDFSIVKENLRKIFEYNKKFATYRKKDEKKIYDVLLKDYEKGLDSEKLDKFFAELKKEIVPLLKKIQVKKSLSKSELEVEVNEKVQFDFAKYMAKYLGFDFERGILDLSEHPFTLNLNKNDVRITTKNIKKLPFSTIFSTIHEVGHAIYEQQIGDELLDTLLGSGGSMGLHESQSRFFENIIGRSEEFWLAIYDKAKEFYPFLKNIEFSRFYREINRVNTGLIRVEADELTYSLHIMLRYELEKMLFTDQMTIDELPKIWSEKMEEYLGVKPQDDSEGLMQDVHWYAGLIGYFPSYAIGNAYSAQIYNTMKKDIDIVAALKNSELWRIRKWLEEKIHRYGKLKETDTLIKELTGEELNAKYYVDYLKEKYSKIYNLD, encoded by the coding sequence ATGAGAAAAAGATTTAGAGAAATAATAAAAGAGAGAAATATGATAACAGCAAATTTAGCACTTGTGAGCTGGGATTTAGAAACAAGAGCTGCTAAAAAATCTCAAAAATTATTATCTGACTTAAGTGCTGATTTAAGTATGAAGGAATATAACATTTGTACCTCTAAAGAATTTATAAAACTTGTAAATGATTTAAATAAGATAAAAGATGAGCTTTCAGACATAGAAAAAAGAGAAGTGGAACTTTCTTTAGAGGAAATAGAAAAGATGAAAAAAATTCCTGCTCAAGAATACGAAGAATATTCAAGACTTATAGCAATAAATCAAGGAATTTGGGAAGAAGCTAAACAAAAAAAGGACTTCTCAATAGTTAAAGAAAATTTGAGAAAAATTTTTGAATATAATAAGAAATTTGCGACATATAGAAAAAAAGATGAAAAAAAGATATACGATGTCTTACTGAAAGATTATGAAAAAGGCTTGGACAGTGAAAAATTAGATAAATTTTTTGCTGAGTTGAAAAAAGAAATAGTACCACTTTTAAAGAAAATTCAAGTTAAAAAAAGTTTAAGTAAGAGTGAATTAGAAGTTGAAGTTAATGAAAAGGTTCAATTTGATTTTGCAAAATATATGGCAAAGTATTTAGGTTTTGATTTTGAAAGAGGAATTTTAGATTTAAGTGAACACCCTTTCACACTTAATCTAAATAAGAATGATGTTAGAATAACAACAAAAAATATAAAGAAACTTCCATTCTCAACAATATTTTCTACTATTCATGAGGTAGGACATGCGATTTATGAGCAACAAATAGGTGATGAACTTCTTGATACACTACTTGGTAGTGGTGGAAGTATGGGACTTCATGAATCACAATCAAGATTTTTTGAAAATATTATAGGAAGAAGTGAAGAATTTTGGTTAGCAATTTATGATAAAGCAAAAGAATTTTATCCCTTCTTAAAAAACATTGAATTTTCAAGATTTTATAGAGAAATAAACAGAGTTAATACAGGACTTATAAGAGTTGAGGCGGATGAGTTGACTTATTCTCTTCATATAATGCTTAGATATGAGCTTGAAAAAATGCTTTTTACAGATCAGATGACAATAGATGAGTTACCAAAAATCTGGTCGGAAAAAATGGAAGAATATTTAGGTGTAAAACCACAAGATGATTCTGAAGGGCTTATGCAAGATGTCCACTGGTATGCTGGACTTATAGGCTATTTCCCATCTTACGCTATAGGAAATGCTTATTCTGCCCAAATTTATAATACTATGAAAAAAGATATTGATATTGTGGCAGCTTTAAAAAATTCTGAGCTTTGGAGAATTAGAAAATGGTTGGAAGAAAAAATTCATAGATATGGAAAATTAAAAGAAACAGATACCTTAATAAAAGAACTTACAGGAGAAGAACTGAATGCAAAATACTATGTTGACTACTTAAAAGAAAAATATTCAAAGATATATAATTTAGATTAA
- the htpG gene encoding molecular chaperone HtpG, whose protein sequence is MKKESRVFRAETKELLNLMIHSIYTNKEIFLRELISNANDAIDKLKFKALTETDILTDDNKFRIDISVDKEARTITISDNGIGMTFDEVDDNIGTIAKSGSKLFKEQLEEAKKNEIDIIGQFGVGFYSGFIVADKIELTTKSPYSDKGVRWSSDGTGEYEIEEIEREKRGTTISLHLKADEEYTEFLEEWKIKELVKKYSNYIRYEIYFKDEVINSTKPIWKKDKKELKDEDYNEFYKATFHDWNDPLMHINLKVQGNIEYNSLLFIPKKLPFDFYTKSFKRGLQLYTKNVFIMDKCEELIPEYFSFISGLVDCDSLSLNISREILQQNSELQAISKNLEKKIISEFEKLLKNDREKYIELWKEFGRNIKAGVQDMFGMNKEKLQNLLIFTSSYEDKYVTLKEYVDRMGEHKEILFVSGESLDMVKSLPKMEKLKEQGREVLILTDKIDEFTLTAMMNYEGKDFKSINSSDFKLDESKEKEEEIKKIAEDNKTLMEKVKDILKDKVSEVEVNNNIGNGASSLLAKGPISLEMEKVLADMPGAEMNKAIKVLAINPEHGLFEKLKAAEGTENFEKIVDILYNQALILEGFPIDNPVQFIKNLNTLIK, encoded by the coding sequence ATGAAAAAAGAATCAAGAGTTTTTCGTGCAGAAACAAAAGAGTTATTGAACTTAATGATACATTCAATTTATACAAATAAGGAAATTTTTCTAAGGGAACTTATATCAAATGCAAATGACGCAATTGATAAGCTAAAATTTAAAGCCTTGACAGAAACAGATATACTGACTGACGATAATAAGTTCAGAATAGATATTTCAGTTGATAAAGAGGCTAGAACTATAACAATATCAGACAATGGTATAGGTATGACTTTCGATGAAGTTGATGACAATATAGGAACTATTGCAAAATCAGGTTCAAAATTATTTAAGGAGCAATTAGAAGAGGCTAAAAAGAATGAAATTGATATAATAGGACAATTTGGAGTCGGCTTTTATTCAGGCTTTATAGTTGCAGATAAGATAGAGCTTACAACTAAATCTCCATATTCGGATAAGGGGGTGAGATGGAGCTCAGATGGAACTGGAGAATATGAAATTGAAGAAATAGAAAGAGAAAAAAGAGGAACGACAATCAGCTTACATTTAAAGGCAGATGAAGAATATACAGAGTTTTTAGAAGAGTGGAAAATAAAAGAGCTGGTAAAAAAATATTCAAACTATATCAGATATGAGATTTACTTTAAGGACGAGGTAATAAATTCTACAAAACCAATTTGGAAAAAAGATAAAAAGGAACTGAAGGATGAGGACTACAATGAGTTCTATAAGGCTACTTTTCACGATTGGAATGATCCTCTAATGCATATTAACTTAAAGGTTCAAGGTAATATTGAATATAATTCACTTTTATTTATACCTAAAAAATTACCATTTGATTTCTATACTAAATCTTTTAAGAGAGGTTTGCAGTTATATACAAAAAATGTATTTATAATGGATAAATGTGAGGAACTAATCCCTGAATATTTTAGTTTTATTTCTGGTCTAGTTGACTGCGATAGCCTATCTCTTAATATTTCAAGAGAAATTCTGCAACAAAATTCGGAGCTTCAAGCTATTTCAAAGAATTTGGAAAAGAAAATTATATCTGAATTTGAAAAATTATTAAAAAATGACAGAGAAAAATATATAGAATTATGGAAGGAGTTTGGAAGAAATATAAAGGCTGGAGTACAGGATATGTTTGGAATGAATAAGGAAAAGCTTCAGAACCTATTAATATTTACATCATCTTATGAGGACAAATATGTAACTTTAAAAGAATATGTGGACAGAATGGGAGAACATAAAGAAATTTTATTTGTTTCCGGTGAAAGTTTAGATATGGTTAAATCATTACCAAAGATGGAAAAACTGAAAGAGCAAGGAAGAGAAGTTTTAATTTTAACAGATAAAATAGATGAATTTACACTTACTGCTATGATGAACTATGAGGGAAAAGATTTTAAATCAATCAATAGCTCAGACTTCAAATTGGATGAAAGTAAGGAAAAAGAAGAAGAAATCAAAAAAATTGCAGAAGATAATAAAACTTTGATGGAAAAGGTGAAAGATATATTAAAAGATAAGGTTTCAGAAGTTGAAGTAAATAATAATATAGGAAATGGAGCTTCTTCACTTTTAGCAAAAGGACCTATAAGCTTGGAGATGGAAAAAGTTTTAGCAGATATGCCGGGAGCTGAAATGAATAAGGCGATAAAAGTCTTAGCTATAAATCCTGAGCATGGACTATTTGAAAAATTAAAAGCGGCAGAAGGAACAGAAAATTTTGAAAAAATTGTGGATATTTTATATAATCAAGCTCTAATTTTAGAAGGCTTCCCTATTGATAATCCGGTACAGTTTATTAAAAACTTAAATACTCTAATTAAATAA
- a CDS encoding outer membrane beta-barrel protein, giving the protein MKKLLLSLFVVSTISSLAAGDFNVYGKFGVDLNSKFSKIKDEDGTSLPLPTKAKSGYSFFLEGTTVVAPNTELGVGIGYIARKGKNFSYIDDFYLTSPEKVTGRMVSYDSIPLFLTAKYNFNTGTAFKPYIKADLGYAFNKINKAEIYVNGVKEEVGSGKMKNGLYTGIAIGVEYNNFLTELSYHLTKSKWVDDGESDKYDNKAVRLSVGYKFNF; this is encoded by the coding sequence ATGAAAAAATTATTGTTATCTTTATTTGTTGTTTCGACTATTTCTTCTCTAGCTGCTGGTGATTTTAATGTCTATGGGAAATTTGGGGTTGATTTAAATTCAAAATTCAGCAAAATTAAAGATGAAGATGGTACAAGTCTTCCTCTACCTACAAAAGCTAAATCAGGCTATTCTTTCTTCCTAGAGGGAACTACTGTTGTTGCTCCAAATACTGAACTTGGAGTTGGTATTGGGTATATAGCTCGTAAGGGAAAAAATTTTTCTTATATAGATGATTTTTACTTAACTAGCCCTGAAAAAGTAACTGGTAGAATGGTATCTTATGATTCAATTCCTCTTTTTTTAACTGCTAAGTATAATTTTAATACAGGAACTGCTTTTAAACCTTATATAAAAGCTGACCTAGGTTATGCCTTTAATAAAATAAATAAAGCAGAAATATATGTTAATGGTGTAAAGGAAGAAGTAGGCTCTGGTAAAATGAAAAATGGGCTTTATACTGGAATTGCAATTGGTGTTGAATACAATAATTTTTTAACTGAGCTTTCATATCATTTGACAAAATCTAAATGGGTTGATGATGGAGAAAGTGATAAATATGATAACAAAGCTGTTAGATTATCAGTTGGGTATAAATTTAATTTCTAA
- a CDS encoding dihydroorotase, translating into MLLKNCKILKNGRLVKADILIKNNKIEKVDEIIISNEKAIDIKGKFVSAGFIDVHVHWREPGFSQKETIYTASRAAARGGFTTVMTMPNLNPVPDSVETLRKQLDIINADSCIRAIPYGAITKEEYGKELSDMEAIASQVFAFTDDGRGVQSANIMYEAMLKAAKLGKAVVAHCEDNSLIRGGAMHEGKKSLELGIAGIPSICESVQVARDILLAEAANCHYHVCHISAKESIRAVREGKKNGIKVSCEVTPHHLISCDEDIKEDNGMWKMNPPLRGREDKNAIIAGILDGTIDIIATDHAPHTQAEKERGIAKSSFGIVGSETAFSQLYTKFVKTDIFSLDLLVKLMTENVAKLFNLPYGKLEEGAFADLVVIDLEKEKKIDTNEFLSKGKNTPYNGDLVSGIPVLTICDGNVVYIDEEEITL; encoded by the coding sequence ATGTTATTAAAGAATTGTAAAATTTTAAAAAATGGAAGATTGGTTAAGGCTGATATTTTAATTAAAAATAATAAAATAGAAAAAGTAGATGAAATAATAATTAGCAATGAGAAAGCTATAGATATAAAAGGGAAATTTGTTTCAGCAGGTTTTATAGATGTTCATGTGCATTGGAGAGAACCGGGTTTTAGCCAAAAGGAAACAATCTATACTGCTTCAAGAGCGGCTGCCAGAGGAGGTTTTACAACAGTTATGACCATGCCTAATTTAAATCCTGTACCTGATTCAGTTGAAACTCTAAGAAAGCAGCTTGATATTATAAATGCGGATTCTTGTATAAGAGCTATACCTTATGGAGCTATAACAAAAGAGGAATATGGAAAAGAACTTTCTGATATGGAAGCTATTGCCAGCCAAGTATTTGCATTCACAGATGATGGAAGAGGAGTACAAAGTGCCAATATAATGTATGAAGCCATGCTTAAAGCAGCTAAACTCGGGAAAGCAGTTGTTGCACACTGTGAAGATAATTCGCTTATAAGAGGTGGAGCAATGCATGAAGGAAAGAAGAGTCTTGAATTGGGTATTGCAGGTATTCCATCAATATGTGAATCTGTTCAGGTTGCAAGAGATATACTTCTGGCCGAAGCGGCAAACTGTCATTATCATGTCTGCCATATTTCGGCTAAAGAATCAATAAGAGCAGTCAGAGAAGGTAAAAAAAATGGAATAAAAGTCAGCTGTGAAGTAACACCGCATCATTTAATTAGTTGTGACGAAGATATTAAGGAAGATAATGGAATGTGGAAAATGAATCCACCTTTAAGAGGAAGAGAGGATAAAAATGCAATAATAGCAGGAATCTTAGATGGAACAATAGATATAATAGCCACAGATCATGCTCCTCATACTCAGGCAGAGAAAGAAAGAGGGATTGCAAAATCATCTTTTGGAATAGTAGGTTCTGAAACTGCCTTTTCGCAACTTTATACAAAATTTGTAAAAACAGATATATTTTCATTGGATTTACTTGTTAAATTAATGACGGAAAATGTTGCAAAATTGTTTAATCTGCCTTATGGAAAATTGGAAGAAGGTGCTTTTGCTGACTTGGTGGTAATTGATTTGGAAAAAGAGAAAAAAATAGATACAAATGAATTTTTAAGCAAGGGGAAAAATACCCCATATAATGGAGATTTGGTCAGTGGAATACCGGTTTTAACAATATGTGATGGAAATGTAGTTTATATAGATGAAGAAGAAATAACATTATAA
- a CDS encoding carbamoyl-phosphate synthase domain-containing protein: MYNKQLVLEDGTVYKGYSFGYNGEFKGEIILNSAMSGYQKTLTDSFYEGKAVLFTYPLIGNYGVNSKDFKNLKNILGAMVVKELCEKPSNFSSEYTLDEVLKEMGIIGISGIDTRSLARKIRGKDKIKVCIADMDKKIENILEELKK, encoded by the coding sequence ATGTATAATAAGCAATTGGTTTTAGAAGATGGAACAGTTTATAAAGGATATTCCTTCGGTTATAATGGAGAATTTAAAGGTGAGATAATTTTAAATTCTGCTATGTCAGGCTATCAAAAAACTTTAACGGATAGTTTTTATGAAGGTAAAGCGGTATTGTTTACCTATCCTTTAATAGGAAATTATGGAGTAAACAGTAAAGATTTTAAAAATTTAAAAAATATTTTAGGGGCAATGGTAGTTAAAGAATTATGTGAGAAGCCATCAAATTTTTCAAGTGAATATACATTGGATGAAGTTTTGAAAGAAATGGGAATAATTGGGATTTCTGGAATAGATACAAGAAGTTTAGCAAGAAAAATTAGAGGAAAAGATAAAATAAAGGTTTGTATAGCTGATATGGATAAAAAAATTGAAAATATTTTGGAAGAATTAAAAAAATAG
- a CDS encoding aspartate carbamoyltransferase catalytic subunit, which produces MKNLFSMDNLTDKEIKNLIKRALELKNGARPKNREDLFVSNLFFENSTRTKKSFEVAERKLGMNLINFEADHSSIKKGETLYDTCKTLEMIGINILVIRHSQNEYYKELEKLKIPIVNGGDGSGEHPSQCLLDLMTIYEEFGKFEGLEIIIAGDIKNSRVARSNKKALTRLGAKVRFVAPEIWKDKSLGEFVDFNEIIDKVDVCMLLRVQHERHHDEKEKNEFSKENYHKNFGLTEERYKKLKDKAIIMHPAPVNRDVEIADDLVESDKSRIFEQMKNGMFMRQAILEYIIGENNL; this is translated from the coding sequence ATGAAAAATTTATTTTCAATGGATAATTTAACAGATAAAGAAATTAAAAATCTTATAAAAAGAGCATTAGAACTTAAAAATGGAGCAAGACCTAAAAATAGAGAAGATTTATTTGTATCAAATCTGTTTTTTGAAAATTCAACAAGAACAAAGAAAAGTTTTGAGGTTGCAGAAAGAAAATTGGGTATGAATTTAATAAATTTTGAAGCAGACCACTCTTCTATAAAGAAGGGGGAAACACTCTATGATACATGTAAAACTTTAGAAATGATAGGAATAAATATTTTGGTTATAAGGCATTCACAAAATGAATATTATAAAGAATTAGAAAAATTAAAAATTCCTATTGTAAACGGAGGAGATGGAAGTGGTGAGCATCCTTCACAATGCCTGTTGGATTTGATGACCATCTACGAAGAATTTGGGAAATTTGAAGGTTTAGAAATAATAATAGCAGGAGATATTAAAAATTCGAGGGTAGCTAGAAGTAATAAAAAAGCTCTGACAAGACTAGGTGCAAAAGTCAGATTTGTGGCACCTGAGATCTGGAAAGATAAGAGTTTGGGAGAATTTGTGGATTTTAATGAGATAATAGATAAGGTTGATGTCTGTATGCTTCTGAGGGTACAGCATGAAAGACACCATGATGAAAAAGAAAAAAATGAATTTTCTAAGGAGAACTACCATAAAAATTTCGGACTTACTGAAGAAAGATATAAAAAACTAAAAGATAAAGCGATAATAATGCATCCGGCACCTGTTAACCGTGATGTTGAAATAGCTGATGATTTAGTTGAAAGTGATAAATCGCGAATTTTTGAGCAGATGAAAAATGGAATGTTTATGCGGCAAGCTATATTAGAGTATATAATTGGAGAGAATAATTTATAG
- the carB gene encoding carbamoyl-phosphate synthase large subunit, which produces MAKRKDIKTILVIGSGPIIIGQAAEFDYAGTQACLSLKEEGYKVILVNSNPATIMTDKEMADKIYMEPLTLDFLTRIIRKERPDALLPTLGGQIGLNLAVALSESGILDECGVEILGTKLFSIKQAEDRELFRNLMNELNEPVPESDIVHTFEEAAEFAESIGYPVIVRPAFTMGGTGGGICNNIEELKEIVSNGLNYSPVRQCLIERSIAGYKEIEYEVMRDSADNAIVVCNMENVDPVGIHTGDSVVVAPTQTLTDVECKMLREVSLRIIRALKIEGGCNVQIALDPQSLNYYIIEVNPRVSRSSALASKATGFPIARIAAKIAVGLTFDEIINPITKKVCSFSEPTVDYIVSKVARFPFDKFGDGDRYLGTQMKATGEVMAIGRTFEESMLKAIRSLEYGVHHLGLPNGDEFSLEKIIKRIKMAGDERLFFIGEALRRKVSVEEIHEYTKIDLFFLNKFKHIIDLEHLLKENIGNIELLKKAKTFGFSDKIIAHRWSMTEREIFDLRQKNKIKPVFKMVDTCAGQFEAEAPYFYSTYEMENESIRTDREKIIVLGSGPIRIGQGVEFDYATVHAIMAIKKLGYEAIIINNNPETVSTDFSISDKLYFEPLTEEDVMEIIDLEKPIGVVVQFGGQTAINLAEKISSHGVKILGSSLESIDTAENRDKFEHLLSELKIPQPLGKTAFNVEVALKNGNDIGYPVLVRPSYVLGGRAMEIVYNDEDLKKYMKNAVNVNPDQPVLIDRYLVGKEIEVDAICDGEHTFIPGIMEHIERAGVHSGDSIAIYPPQSLSQTEIDKIIEHTKKLAKGLNVKGLINIQYVVTKDDVYVLEVNPRASRTIPFMSKITGVPVANVAMQCILGKKLKDLGYEKDIAELAKMISVKVPVFSFQKLKNVDTTLGPEMKSTGEVIGTDQNLAKALYKGLTAAGIKIKSYGRVLFTIDDKNKESSLDLAKRFDEIGYKIIATEGTAKYFEEHDLKVEMVGKIDKSDYSVLDVVSKGNVDIVINTTTKGKSSEKDGFKIRRKATENGIICFTSLDTANALLRVIESMSFRVQAL; this is translated from the coding sequence ATGGCAAAGAGAAAAGATATAAAAACAATATTAGTTATAGGTTCAGGACCAATTATAATAGGGCAGGCAGCAGAATTTGACTATGCTGGAACTCAAGCCTGTCTATCTTTAAAAGAAGAAGGCTATAAGGTAATTCTTGTAAATTCAAATCCGGCTACAATAATGACAGACAAAGAAATGGCAGATAAAATATATATGGAACCCCTTACACTCGATTTTTTAACAAGAATTATAAGGAAAGAAAGACCTGATGCATTACTGCCAACATTAGGTGGACAAATAGGACTAAATTTGGCAGTAGCTCTATCTGAGAGTGGCATTTTAGATGAATGTGGAGTTGAAATTTTAGGAACAAAACTTTTTTCAATAAAACAAGCTGAGGATAGAGAATTATTTAGAAATTTGATGAATGAATTAAATGAACCTGTTCCTGAATCTGATATAGTACATACATTTGAAGAAGCAGCAGAATTTGCAGAAAGTATAGGTTATCCTGTTATAGTAAGACCGGCTTTCACTATGGGAGGAACAGGTGGAGGAATTTGTAACAATATTGAAGAATTGAAAGAAATTGTAAGCAATGGACTTAATTACTCACCTGTCAGACAATGTCTAATTGAAAGATCTATAGCAGGATATAAGGAAATAGAATATGAAGTTATGAGAGACAGTGCTGATAATGCTATAGTAGTCTGTAACATGGAAAATGTTGATCCTGTTGGGATACACACAGGGGATTCTGTGGTTGTAGCACCTACTCAAACTTTAACGGATGTAGAATGTAAAATGTTAAGAGAGGTATCATTGAGAATAATCAGAGCCTTAAAGATAGAAGGAGGCTGCAATGTACAGATAGCTCTGGACCCTCAGTCATTAAATTACTATATTATAGAAGTTAACCCAAGAGTATCAAGATCCTCTGCTCTTGCTTCTAAGGCAACAGGGTTTCCAATAGCAAGAATAGCAGCTAAAATTGCAGTGGGCTTAACATTTGATGAAATAATAAATCCGATAACAAAAAAAGTATGTTCATTCTCAGAGCCGACAGTTGACTACATAGTTAGCAAGGTTGCAAGATTTCCATTTGATAAATTTGGAGATGGAGACAGATATCTTGGAACACAGATGAAAGCGACTGGAGAAGTAATGGCAATAGGTAGAACTTTTGAAGAGTCTATGCTAAAGGCAATAAGATCTCTTGAATATGGAGTACATCATTTGGGCCTGCCTAATGGAGATGAGTTCTCTTTAGAAAAGATTATAAAAAGAATAAAGATGGCAGGAGATGAAAGGCTTTTCTTTATAGGTGAAGCTCTTAGAAGAAAAGTAAGTGTAGAAGAAATACACGAATACACAAAAATTGACTTATTTTTCCTTAATAAATTTAAACATATAATAGATTTGGAACACCTTCTAAAGGAAAATATAGGGAATATTGAGCTTTTAAAGAAAGCTAAAACTTTTGGATTTTCTGATAAGATAATTGCTCACAGATGGTCAATGACAGAAAGAGAAATATTTGACTTAAGACAAAAAAATAAAATAAAGCCAGTCTTTAAAATGGTTGATACCTGTGCAGGACAGTTTGAAGCTGAGGCACCTTATTTCTATTCAACTTATGAAATGGAAAATGAATCTATCAGAACAGACAGAGAAAAAATTATAGTTTTAGGCTCAGGACCTATAAGAATAGGGCAGGGAGTGGAATTTGACTATGCCACAGTACATGCAATAATGGCAATAAAAAAATTGGGATATGAGGCAATTATTATAAATAATAACCCTGAAACTGTTTCTACTGATTTCTCTATCTCAGATAAACTTTACTTCGAGCCATTGACAGAAGAAGATGTCATGGAAATAATAGACTTAGAAAAACCTATAGGAGTAGTTGTACAATTTGGAGGACAAACAGCTATAAATCTGGCTGAGAAAATTTCCTCTCACGGTGTAAAGATTTTAGGAAGTTCTCTTGAGTCTATAGACACTGCTGAAAATAGAGATAAATTTGAACATTTACTATCAGAATTAAAAATTCCTCAACCTTTAGGAAAAACAGCTTTTAATGTTGAGGTGGCATTAAAAAATGGAAATGACATAGGCTACCCGGTTTTGGTTAGACCTTCATATGTTCTAGGTGGTAGAGCTATGGAGATAGTCTATAATGATGAGGACTTAAAAAAATATATGAAAAATGCTGTAAATGTAAATCCTGATCAACCGGTATTAATAGACAGATATTTAGTTGGAAAAGAAATAGAGGTAGATGCCATCTGTGATGGAGAACATACATTTATACCAGGAATAATGGAACATATAGAGAGAGCAGGAGTTCACAGCGGAGATTCAATAGCAATATATCCACCTCAAAGTTTAAGTCAGACAGAGATAGATAAAATAATAGAGCATACTAAAAAATTGGCTAAGGGGCTTAATGTAAAAGGACTTATAAATATACAATATGTTGTAACAAAAGATGATGTCTATGTCCTTGAGGTAAATCCTAGAGCTTCAAGAACTATACCATTTATGAGTAAAATAACAGGAGTTCCTGTTGCCAATGTAGCAATGCAATGTATATTAGGGAAAAAATTAAAAGATTTAGGCTATGAAAAAGATATAGCAGAATTAGCAAAAATGATTTCAGTTAAAGTTCCAGTATTCAGTTTCCAAAAATTAAAAAATGTAGATACAACACTGGGACCTGAAATGAAATCTACCGGAGAGGTTATAGGAACAGATCAAAATTTAGCAAAAGCTTTATATAAAGGGCTTACAGCCGCAGGGATTAAAATTAAAAGTTATGGTAGAGTACTTTTTACAATAGATGATAAAAATAAAGAATCTTCTCTTGATTTAGCAAAAAGATTTGATGAAATAGGATATAAAATTATAGCGACAGAAGGAACAGCAAAATATTTTGAAGAACATGATTTGAAAGTAGAAATGGTAGGAAAAATTGATAAGTCGGATTATTCTGTTTTGGATGTTGTGTCTAAAGGAAATGTTGATATAGTTATTAACACTACAACAAAAGGAAAATCAAGTGAAAAAGATGGTTTTAAAATTAGAAGAAAGGCAACAGAGAATGGGATAATATGTTTTACTTCGCTGGATACTGCAAATGCACTTTTAAGAGTTATTGAATCAATGTCTTTTAGAGTACAAGCACTATAA